Genomic window (Arachis hypogaea cultivar Tifrunner chromosome 13, arahy.Tifrunner.gnm2.J5K5, whole genome shotgun sequence):
TGGCTGATTCTTCCTAATGCCTAGAACACCTCACAACTCAGCATTTTCCAAGCTTCTAAGACTCCCAGACCTCACTATACAGCCCTCTAGCCACCAAAGTTCAATCCAAGCTCCACATTCTAAATCTTGACTCTAATCAATAATAAATTCTCAATCTAACATCACAATTATCACCACAATCAATATAAAGCTCCCTAATTTAACATTCCACAAAGGGTTTGGGGGTGCTTACCTGACCCATAGCTCAAGTGAGCAAGACTTGACAATTTTCGCAAGTTAATTCGAATCTAAAACACCAAACCAACAAAATCTAAACATATActcttttaattttgaaaattaaggggTAGAGCAGATGGAAAAAAGAATGAaacttacctatgaaattgttttgATGGattcgtagagctcgacgcgATGGTCGTGTGGCCAtaaacggtgcagcgatcggagctcgggGTAGGAAGTTATGGGAACTTGAATTTGGACAAGGGTTTGAAGCACAAGGTTCTTCCCCCAAATGTGTTTGGCAGCGGGTGTTTCGTTTGGGAAGAGAAGGAAGATGAGCTCATAAGAGTTGGTGGGTTGGGTTGGGCCCCTTGCGCCCGTTTTGGGCCCGGTTTGGCCTAttcggcccaattttgggccaaattcattaaaattagtgtcaaaattcttattttaattagctttatctcattaaattataaaatttaattttataattgttttgaataaatattaatttatgagttaattatttattaattattcaaGTTTTACATTCTACCTACCTAGTtaagaattttgcccacaaaatttgaattcagttacctgagaataggTGCGGGTAGTCTACTCACATCTCCgattcaagttcccaagtgtgctcatCAATACCAGCCCCGCTCCACGCAACCTTGACTAATGCAACTTCCTCTTCGCTCAACTGTTTAACACTAGTGTCGTCAATCCTGTTTGGAGTCACTTGAAGtgtcaaatctttttttaactgGACGGATTCAGGTTCTAATACATGGCTgacatcaggagtgtactttcgaAACTGCGACACACGAAACATGTCGTGCAGGTTCAAAAGATGCGGTGCTAATGCGATTCTGTAGGCTACCGGCCCAATCCTCTTCAAAATCTGAAACGGACCGATATAAcgaagattcagcttctttactttAATCGCTCTACCCACTCCGGTTGTCAGAGTAACCTTAAGAAAAATGTGATCCCCTTCCTTAAACTCTAAGGGTTTCtacctctgatcggcgtaactcttctggcgACTCTGGGCAGTGAACACCCTGTTTTAGATTTTCTTGACCTGTTCAGTGGTTTCAGCTACAAATTCAAGCCCTAACAAACTTGATTCcctagcttcataccaacatagcggagattgacattttctacCATAcacttcataccaacatagtggagattgacattttctacCATACAGAGCCTCATGAGGAGCCATTCCGATACTCGCATGGTAGCTgttgttgtacgcaaactccactagcggcatataccgatcccaactcgcgaTTGGTCCAGTACGTAAGCCCTCAACATACCTTCCTGGGTTTGTTTGTattgtcctctcagattgaccatctatttgaggatggtacgctgtactTAAGCTCAACTGGGTTCCAAAGGCTCTCTGAAATGCCCCCCAGaatcttgaagtgaaacgagaatCTCGATCAGAAATTATGGTGGTAGGCAAATCATgtagtctcacaatctcctttgtGTATAAACGTGCTAGCTCCTCTAGGGTACAGTTCATTCAAACAGGCAAGAAGTGAGCATATTTTGTCAATCGATCCACAATTACCCATACTCCATCAAAGCCGGTTCTGGTCCTTGGCAAACCAGATACGAAATCTATTATTATGCTtttccacttccattgtggaatttcTAAAGGTTGAAGGGTTTTCGATGGTCTTTGGTGTTCAATCTTTACTTTTTGACAAGTTAGACTTTGAAACATGTGTCGCTATGTCATTTTTCATACCAGGCCACCAAAACATTGTCTTTAGATCATGGTACATCTTTGTGCTTCCAGGATGGATCGAGAACTTACTCTGATGGGCTTCTTTCACAATATCTTTCcgcaaattcccaatattcagtACGCAAATTCTCCTCTTGCAACCCCAGATTCCATCTCCATCCTACGAGACTCTCCATCGCTTTCCTATTTTAATTGCTGGTAATACCTTATGTAATTCTTGATCATTTTGTTGAGATTTCTCAATTTTAGCCTCAAAGGAACTCGAGTTCTGTAATTGGTTCAAACATACACAACCCAACCACTTCTTTAACTTCTAAACTCAGATTTTCAAATTCCTTCAATAGTTGCTCCTCTTTAAGCATCATCCATGTAGCACATAGTGATTTTCGACTCAAGGCGTCTGCTGCCACATTCGCTTTTTTCGGATGGTAAATTagctcaaagtcgtagtccttcagtaACTCTATCCACCTCATCTGCCGCATATTAAGATCTCTCTGAGTAAAGAGatatttcaaactcttgtgattAGAGAAAAAGTTGGAATTTAACCCCATATAGGTAATGCATCCACACTTTCAGCTCGGATaattaacttcatgaggtctcaactgtcgtgaagCATATGCCACAATATTCCAGTGTTGCATCAGCACACACCCCAAACCCTTTAATGAAGCATCGCAGTACACCTCAAACGGTTCATTTGGTTTTGGTAACATGAGCACAGGCACTGTGGTCAACTTCTGCTTCAAAGCTTGAAAGCTTTCTTCGCACTCAGATGTCCAGACAAATGGCGcatctttgcgggttaacttcgTCATTGGTAAAGCTATTTGTGAGAAACCTTTGATGAACCTCCGATAATAACCAGCTAAACCAAAAAAACTCCTTATCTTAGTTACTGATGTCGGTTGCCCCCAATCCATTACTACTTCTACCTTAGAATGATCTACAACTATCCCTTGTTTGCTTACTACATGGCTCAGAAACTTCACATcgtccttccaaaactcacacttggacagtttcgcatagagtttcctTTCCTTCAGTATCTGCAACATAGTTCTCAAGTGTTCtacatgctcttcttcagtcttaataaatcagtatgtcaacAGTAAATACGacaacaaatttatccagaaacagATGGAAAATTCTGTTCATGTTGTCCGTGAACACTGCAAGAGCATTTGTCAAGCCAAAAAacattacagtgtactcataatgaccataacgagttctGAAGGCAGTCTTAGGGATATATTCGTCTCTCACCCGTATTTGGTGATAACTGAATCGCAAGTCAATCTTAGAGAAAACTCCGGCTCCTTATAGTTGGTCCATTAGATTGTCGATTCTCGGCAGTGGATATTTATTCTTTATCGTGACCTTGTTCAGTTGCCTGTAGTCCACACATAgacgcatacttccatctttctttttcacCAGTAATACCGGTGCTCCCCACGGTAAAATGCTCGGACAAATGAAGTTCTTGCTCATTAATTTCTCAAGCTGAGAATTTAGGTTCAGTTAACTCTAAAGGAGACATTCTATATAGCGCAATCAATATTGGTCCTGCTCCAGGCACCAATTGAATCGCAAACTCGATTTATCGAGCAGGAGAAAATTCAGGAATGTACTTTGAAAACACTTTTGGAAATTCATTCACGACCGGGATCTGATCTAAACTTTTTTCCTCGCCCGTCACATTTGCAGCTAACAATATAATACTCTGACATTCACATCCACtacagtttactatcatagagtTCAAATAGTACCACTTCGCCACAATCGGTCCTTCCGATCCTTCTGTCATAAAATGTATTGACCTTTCAGAACAGTCGAGCAGAACGCTGCaccaatccaatcccaagatgagatcaagaccaatcatcgaaaaaaaattaaatcatggaCAAATTCTCATTGTTGGACTTGGAATGAAACTTGTGGACAACTTAATCTTGTCACAACAGCTTCAGAGGTAGCATTATGCACATTCAAATCGCATCCCAACACCACTATCTTTAATTCTAATTCACTAGTCTTCTCAAATACTATGAATGAATGGGTTGCTCCATAATCAAATTAAGCATTCAAAATTTTATCAGCTATTTCACATTTACCTCGGATAAGTGTATTGGACCCCTCGGCACTCGCAATAGATGTAGTGAACACTTGCCCTAGTTGTTGTGCTCTCCTAGTACCTTGCCTCTGCTTCTCCGGACAGTTTGAGACTTTATGGCCGGCTCTACCACAAAAGTAGCATAGACCCCAACCGGCTCTGCATGGGGTTCCCAGATGATGACTCCCACATCTTGCACAAACTAGCTCGTTCTAAGGCTGCTTTCCAAACATTCTTCCCTGTTGATTATTATTGTTAGGCCTCAAGAACTTTATCTGACCCTGATTTTGCTATGGTATGAAACCTCCATGCTTGAAAGTCTGACCCCTACGAGAAAAGTTTCTTCCTTGGTTCTGTTGAAAAGGCATCCTATGGCTTCCTTTCTTGGCAGCTGCCTTCCTCACTTAATTTTCAGCAACCATGCTCTTATTTACCAATTTTGAGAAAGTCTTGATCTCCATTGGCCCTGCTGAGCCTAAGATATCGCTCCAAAGTCCTCCCTCATATTTAATGCACTTTCACTCCTCAAAATCTCCTAGAGCACCCTAACAGATTCAGAAAACCGACATAGTTTCTCAAATTTGTTTGTATATTTAGCCACTGACATTGCACCCTGCTTCAACTGTAGTAATTCGAGTTCTTTCGATGTCCTAACTGAATTCGGAAagtattttttgtaaaatttagcCTAAAAAACATCCCAGGATATAGCATTATTGCCCTGCTGCAGAAGGCGTCGTGTTCCTTGCCACTAAAGCAGTGCTTTCCCCATAAGCTGATAAGTTGCGAATTCAACGGACTGATCTTCAGGCACCAGTTGTACTTGTAATGCTCACTCCATTGCCTGAAACTAGTTATCGGCTTCTGTCAAATTTGTGGTTCCTCTGAAAACTGTTGGGTTAACCTTCAGAAATGCTGACAACATCATAGGCCCGTTTCTTCTATTTTCCCCATCACCATTGTTCATCTGTTGTCCGAGTGCTTCCTTAGTGGCTTGCATAGCCGCAACCATGTTCTCTAGAGCATTCACCATTTCAGGTTCCTCGTTACTGTTACGACCTCTCCCTCGACCACGACCgcatccacgaggcgccatctggttcctggtcacaccaaacaagtgatatcaaggtgatcagtctcaatatcgcaagtctagtgcttcgaaatcccaaatgcatgctcatgaacattcatgccacatatatcagttagatatcctaatagcatgtagacacacacacacacacagagtatGCATAGAAGCATAGTCaatccgtccctcaggctctacaggaacgaactgctctgataccataatgaaACACCCtgccacacagagtcttatgcttaagtcataaaactaaGGTGGcaagatattacgacctctaaaagtaaaatcatatatataatataggtaAAGAAGGGTTTTATCTAGGATCCTTTTTAAGAAAAGTTAAACAAAAGCGTTAAACCAAAAAGTGCATCACTCACGTaagtaacatatatatatatacatagagaAGACTTCTAAGGGTACAGATAATAAAGCTTTTGACTCGGCACACGAAGTTAAAACCGGCCagagcatatatacatatatacatgagaATCCCAAAATGACCTAAAATACTGTTTacagaacctgtttctccaaatcaACTTCTAAGAGGGATAAagcaaaatatacatatatagtgGAGATATAAAAGTATCTATATATACATCAAAACCAAAAAAAAGTCCCAAAACACAAAAGTCATTTGCTTTCAGAAGCTTCCAGTATGCCTCAGCGAGGTGCCTCACAtcttgcatctgaaaaccacaaaatatgtatggagtgagaactagaggttttcagcttggtaacagtgcccacataactaacatataaggtTGCGGGAAAGCCAGAGGAGATCCTAGAACTTCAGATATTTGATTCAACCTTATAAAACACAACTAAACCAAAAATTTTGGCGTCTAACTAAGGATCTTCCTTCTAATCTAACGCTCCCCTTTCCAACTCCTCCGAACCTTTGGAAATATTTGTTTTCAAACACAGATATTACATGCAAAGAAACCGCAATTAGAATTCAGATACAACAGATAAGCAGTTAGCAAGTAGTTTATGTGATCAgttaggcattccaaacaaagcacaccaaacaaacacatagatgcatatgatgcatgcctgtcctatgactgatgagtctcatctatcggttatatagccaatccgacaagtcctggtagctatcCATtgaactgtccctctgtcatgcatccccaaatCTTAAATCATACTCATTCATAATCATATAACACACGCCGGTGTATATCGACAGGGGGGGAGCTCATCCAGAAAGGTAtgagtgcccggccacacttacgacatgggtcagcagagtatcgattctcaacctggagcacgtggtggcaagccactactTTCAcctagggaaactcgtatctcagatattggAAGTGAAACAAATCATATAATCATTACATAAACAACACTTTTGCCATTATCAACATTTGCTTTACCTCTTTCTTCATCAACAAGATACTTCCTTCCATCACAATACCACACTCCACTACCCAAAGACCAATTATAAGGCTTTAAACAAGTGTTACAAGGGTTTTGAAAGCTAGaggaatacttttaaaaaataaaatttatgttttGGAAAATAGGGGTCTGCGTACGCGGCCCCTGCCCATGTACATGGGGGTGCTAACACGAGGCGAGGTCCCGCATTGCATTCTAACCTTCACGTATGCAACCCATCAAAAATTGGATTCTCGTGTACGCATACACCTACCCGCGTATGCGATACACCAAACCCAAAGAGAATGGTTGCCTCGCATGCGAGGGTTCGCGTACGCGGATTTTGCAGGATagataaaatttttaagtgtTGCAGAATTTCAATTTTACACAACAAACtttcgacgcgcataactttttcgtttaaaaatattttttatccgttcttcaaacggtgTAAACCTCTCGGACCAAATTTTCATTCTAGACAAGTTGATAAAAATTGAAGGTTTGGAGGCAAAATTACGCCGCGCCAAAGTTGGCCATAAAATCAAAGATTTCATTAAAATACCAAGCCTTAACTTTCAAAACATTTAAATCTCAAACCCTTTAAAACTTACCAAATCTGCATCAACCAAGTTTAATCATTCCTCAAGACCCCTCATTTACTCCATAACACaccaattaataattataatcacTTTACACAATAATTCATATCCAAACAACATTATACATCATCAAACACCACAAAATTGCATTATTCCATCACCATCAGCTTTCTCATACCACTAATCATCAACCCAACTATTCCACACCAATTTGATACAATATACGCTCCAGTACATGATTCAACCTATCCTAAGTCATCTACCTAAGTTTTCACgacatattatattttaattttgagaaaccgaaaccatacctcgGCCGATTCCTCCTAATGCTTGGAAAATCTCACAACTCAGCATTTTCCAAGCTTCCAAGACTCCCAGACCTCACTAAATATCCCTCTAGCCAACAAAGTTTAATCCAAGCTCCACATTCTAAATCTTGACTCCAATTAACAATAAATTTTCAATCTAACATCACAATTATCACCACAATTAATATAAATCTCACTAATTCAACATTCCACAAAGGGTTTGGGGGTACTTACCTAAACCATAGCTCAAGTGAGCAATATCCACAATTCCCACAAGTTAATTCGAATCTAAAAcacaaaactaataaaatttcaacatatactcttttaatttttgaaaattaagggtTAGAGCAGTGATACAAGATGGAGGATCAATTCGCATGTGGGTTAGGAACTCGGTTATCCAAAGAAAACGGATTttaacgttgtaagtatagtcccaaCCTGACGAATTGACCCTTCGGATCAAATTGGAAATTCACAAGATAtgtcacaagcaaaaccaaattaaaaccgagagtattagactCCCGAGTCGTCTCCCTAGGAGCACTTTAGAACAATGAGCGTGCAATTCCGGTTGTAGTGATCAACGGattgtgaatgaagaaatgaacatataaagcaataaaaaaatgcaaaattgtaatgattgaacgcattaagaaattaaagaaccggcTATGTAATATAAACCAGTAAAGTATGAAAGAAATCAACATATAAAGGTATACAAGATTGAAAgcataaagaaaaagagtcttggcttggagtgagctaagggtcctttccttgttgaaaccacaactatgacaattatgatggattagtctcacttgatcaaccctcacatcggaagaTAAGTTAAAttagcataagtgttcttaacccacaaatcctaacttgcttgctaattaccttagcaacaaattagcattAATGGGAACAAAAACAATTAACAACCCGagaattgaaactaaatgttggacattccaactctagggacccaattgctcactttcccctagccaagaaccaaaaatttagcctaaaaccatgcttgacattttgtcaaacacttggtagacaaaaagcttaaacatgaggAAAATGAGTAAAGACTTGAAACtaaagcaacaattgatctcaatcaacaaagaTAACACAATAGAGCATATAATCAACAtccaacatcaaattcatcaacaaaaaaTTGAGATAGCAAGAGAAAAGCAAAATTGAACTTTAACTTGTATTAGAAGAAAGAGcaatgacaatgtaactataaagaataataacaagaaattacttACAATGAGAGcttgcaaaatccaagatcaaaaatggaaatggcacttgaatgtaagaccctaatataaaccctaatagagatgatgaaaaacttagagaaaaact
Coding sequences:
- the LOC112734108 gene encoding uncharacterized protein translates to MRQMRWIELLKDYDFELIYHPKKANVAADALSRKSLCATWMMLKEEQLLKEFENLSLEVKEVVGLYIVKEAHQSKFSIHPGSTKMYHDLKTMFWWPEELARLYTKEIVRLHDLPTTIISDRDSRFTSRFWGAFQRAFGTQLSLSTAYHPQIDGQSERTIQTNPGRYVEGLRTGPIASWDRYMPLVEFAYNNSYHASIGMAPHEALYGRKCQSPLCWYEVYGRKCQSPLCWYEARESSLLGLEFVAETTEQILKRIGPVAYRIALAPHLLNLHDMFRVSQFRKYTPDVSHVLEPESVQLKKDLTLQVTPNRIDDTSVKQLSEEEVALVKVAWSGAGIDEHTWELESEM